One genomic segment of Mobula hypostoma chromosome 2, sMobHyp1.1, whole genome shotgun sequence includes these proteins:
- the id1 gene encoding DNA-binding protein inhibitor ID-1, translating into MKVVSSSCSLKRQGCNEDVVRCLSEQSISIAKCKMPPLLDEQMTMFLYDMNGCYSKLKELVPTLPQNKKVSKVEILQHVIDYIWDLQLELDDQSGIATGNTAASRTPLNADVTVITAEAPCVSDDRILCR; encoded by the exons ATGAAAGTAGTGAGCAGTTCCTGTTCCCTTAAGCGGCAAGGTTGCAATGAAGACGTGGTAAGGTGTCTGTCGGAACAGAGCATATCCATCGCCAAGTGCAAGATGCCTCCGTTGCTGGACGAGCAGATGACCATGTTTCTGTACGACATGAACGGTTGCTACAGCAAGCTGAAGGAGCTGGTGCCAACACTGCCCCAGAACAAGAaggtcagcaaggtggagatccTCCAGCATGTCATCGACTACATCTGGGACCTGCAGttggagttggatgatcagtcggGCATAGCCACCGGGAACACAGCCGCGTCCCGAACCCCACTCAACGCCGATGTCACTGTAATCACAGCAGAG GCTCCCTGTGTTAGCGATGACCGCATTCTGTGTCGCTGA